In Osmerus eperlanus chromosome 17, fOsmEpe2.1, whole genome shotgun sequence, a single genomic region encodes these proteins:
- the LOC134037863 gene encoding apoptosis facilitator Bcl-2-like protein 14 has product MAIGQMEGHANANAVADADGRAPVDAIQSSAAHQAVAVASDEGMEDTVEFRVMMAYATRRRPREVAPPAEGGTEPQQGVPSGTPESTASLKERKKKRKMRRFLKMFACGKGPIDPEEEEPRQQDMAAMSRGHDGGGDEEKINGVGDREGLEDVANRLTKMADAISFTPGDLETDGEKDSVETLVGLLLREHGDKLNDEILKDKSLAKELLGSYSFFSKVISTFLRRVGHDPEPSTEEPKTQIALTCEVSSRLSALDTLPMNRVLGFGAKFLKDHYSPWVMQKGGYEEVFESEDDTDEEGV; this is encoded by the exons ATGGCGATTGGTCAAATGGAGGGTCATGCCAACGCGAACGCCGTCGCGGATGCTGACGGACGTGCCCCGGTGGATGCCATCCAAAGTAGCGCCGCCCACCAAGCGGTGGCAGTGGCCAGTGACGAGGGCATGGAGGACACGGTGGAGTTTCGGGTGATGATGGCTTACGCCACCAGGAGGAGGCCTAGGGAGGTGGCCCCACCAGCGGAGGGGGGCACAGAGCCTCAGCAGGGCGTGCCCTCAGGGACCCCCGAGTCCACGGCCAGcctgaaggagaggaagaagaagagaaagatgagGAGGTTTCTGAAAATGTTCGCTTGCGGGAAAGGGCCAATCGAtccggaggaagaggagccacGACAGCAGGACATGGCAGCGATGTCCAGGGGCCATG atggagggggagatgaagagaagaTAAATGGagttggagacagagagggactgGAGGACGTAGCTAACAGACTGACCAAGATGGCTGATGCCATTAGCTTCACACCTGGAGATCTGGAAACGGACGGGGAGAAAG ATTCCGTGGAGACACTCGTGGGGTTGTTGTTGAGAGAACACGGGGACAAATTGAACGACGAG ATTCTGAAGGACAAATCTCTAGCCAAAGAACTTCTGGGTTCCTATAGCTTCTTTTCCAAAGTGATCTCAACCTTCCTCAGAAGGGTCGGGCATGACCCCGAACCCAGCACTGAAGAACCCAAAACCCAGATTGCTCTCACGTGTGAG GTGTCCAGTCGCCTGTCAGCACTGGACACGCTCCCTATGAACCGGGTCCTTGGCTTCGGAGCCAAGTTCCTGAAAGATCACTACTCCCCCTGGGTCATGCAGAAGGGTGGATAT GAGGAAGTGTTTGAGAGCGAGGACGACACTGATGAGGAAGGGGTCTGA